TTCCCCAGTAAGTTGCTACTTGTTTTTTGAATTCATCTAAGTTGTTAGCAGCTTCATATACAGCATCTAATTGCGCTCCACCCCAATCTATAAAATTAGGATGTTTGATCGTGAAATAGACATGTTCTCCAGTTTGTTTAATCTGAAATTTCTGCCCGCATCGTCTGTAATAATACATAGGCCATGAACCAGATAGAGGGTCTTCAGGATTTGTAGGTGGACTATCTTCACCTGCATATGGAACTTCATTCCACAATAAATAGTTGGGATCAAAGTTTTTACAACATTTACTCATGTTTTTACTCCTTTCTTATATGATGTAATATTTTATTCTTGTAATATGGGATTCGAAATGATGAAAACGTCTGTTTTTTTATAACAAACACCCATTTTTAATATAAAACTAGATTTATACCTAATATCTCTAATGAAAGGAATATTGGAAACTTATTGTAAAGTGAATCAGTTCATGGTAAATTTATATTAAGTTAATAAATGCAGGGAGCTTGGAAGACCAGGCTGAGAGGATGGCTGTTCTGCTGTCGACTGTTGAACCTGATCTGGGTAATGCCAGCGTAGGAAAGATGTCTATTCTTGAATGTTCCATTCATGACTGCTTATTTCCTTAAGTAGTTATTTTTTTATTGGATAACAAAGAATAAAATCATGCAAAATTGTATACTCAAGAAAATGTACGTTCAACTTTTCTTAATGACCACAAAAGAATGATTCCACGATATCTTTTATTTCCACTGCTTTTCCAAAATGACAGAACCTACTTATGGCGAAATTTCTAAAAATCTATTTCACAAATTCAACAAATAGAATTGATCACCTTCTGCCCCCATGCATAAAGCAATTTTTTCATGTTTTTATACATTTCTATTAGGAGGTTTCTTATGTCAAATCAAACGAATCAAATTTCTGTCTCCTCGTTTCCAGGGAGCAAAAAAGTATATGTTACTGGATCTAGAGAGGATATTAAAGTGCCGATGCGAGAAATTGCATTGAGTTCAACTACATCAGATTATGGTGAAGAAGTAAATGAACCAGTGAGAGTTTATGATACTAGTGGACCTTATACCGATTCAGCTTATGAAACGGATATTCGAAAAGGTCTGCCATCACTTAGAGGGAATTGGATTAAAGAAAGAAATGATGTAGAGGAGTACGAAGGGAGAAATATAAAACCTGAAGACAATGGTTATCTAAATGAAGAATCCGTTAAAAACGTGGATGTATTTCCTGGGTTGAAACGTAAACCACTACGAGCAAAAACAGGTAAAAATGTTACTCAAATGCATTATGCTAAAAAAGGGCTGATTACACCAGAAATGGAGTTTATTGCGATCCGTGAAAATGTTTCTCCTGAATTTGTCCGTGACGAAGTGGCAAACGGTAGGGCAATTATTCCTTCAAATATTAATCATCCTGAAAGTGAACCCATGATTATTGGACGTAATTTTCATGTGAAAATTAATGCAAATATCGGAAACTCAGCTGTCACTTCATCTATTGAAGAAGAAGTAGAAAAAATGACTTGGGCAACTCGCTGGGGTGCAGATAATATCATGGATTTATCTACAGGAAAAGACATACATACAACACGTGAATGGATTATTCGTAATTCTCCTGTTCCAATTGGTACAGTCCCAATTTATCAAGCATTGGAAAAAGTAAACGGCGAAGCTCAAGACTTAACATGGGAAGTATATAGAGATACCTTAATTGAGCAGGCGGAACAAGGTGTTGACTATTTCACGATACATGCGGGCGTATTATTAAGATATGTACCTATGACCGCTAACAGAGTAACAGGTATCGTATCTCGTGGCGGTTCTATTATGGCTGCATGGTGTTTAGCTCATCATGAAGAAAGTTTTCTATACACTCATTTTGAAGAAATTTGTGAAATTCTTAGAACTTATGATATTTCAATTTCATTAGGAGATGGTTTGAGACCAGGTTCCATCGCAGACGCTAATGATGAAGCTCAGTTTGCAGAGCTGGAAACATTAGGTGAACTAACTAAAATAGCATGGAAACATGACGTTCAGGTTATGATTGAAGGACCTGGTCACGTGCCGATGCATAAAATAAAGGAAAATATGGATAAACAGCTTGATATATGTCATGAAGCACCATTTTATACTTTGGGTCCATTAACAACGGATATAGCGCCTGGATACGATCATATTACTTCAGCGATTGGAGCAGCCATGATAGGGTGGTATGGTACGGCTATGTTGTGTTATGTTACACCAAAAGAGCATTTAGGTTTACCGAATAAAGATGATGTTCGTGAAGGAGTAATTACGTATAAAATTGCGGCTCACGCTGCAGATCTTGCAAAAGGGCATCCCGGTGCACAAATTCGAGATGATGCATTGTCAAAAGCCCGCTTTGAATTCCGTTGGCGTGATCAATTTAATCTTTCTCTTGATCCAGAAAGAGCTCTTTCATTTCACGATGAAACACTTCCAGCAGAAGGAGCAAAAACAGCTCATTTCTGCTCAATGTGTGGTCCGAAGTTTTGCAGTATGAGAATTACTCAGGATATTCGTGAATATGCCAAGGAAAAAGGACTAACGGATGAAAAGGCAATTACAGAAGGATTAAAGGAAAAAGCACAGGAATTTTCTGATAAAGGTAAAAAAATATATAGTTAATAGAGTCTCTGAGCAAAAAATGAACCTGATGGATTTCCATCAGGTTTTTTTAGGGGCAATTTTTTTGATTTTTTGAATAACTAAATTCATTTTCTTATGGTTCATTATAAGTAACGTAAGTTCCTGCAATGAAATCATGTACCGAACGTTTATCTTCTCTCACAACAACCATGATAATGCTTACAATAATTGCAATTCCGAAAGTAATAGCGTAAACTATGCCTCCAACTAAATGACGAAGTAACATTGTGCCTATTCCAACATTTTCACCATTCATTTTTACAATTCTAATGCCACATATTCTTTTTCCTATAGTATATCCATACCAAACAACAGGTACAATAATCAAATATAAAAAATCAAGAATTTGACTGAGATCTCCAATTCCAATGACATACCCGAAAATGAATGTGAAAAAGATTGCTATAAATATCGAATCTAGAATATTTGCTGCAAATCGAATCCAAAAGCCAGCTGGTTGTTCTACCATAACTATCCCCTCCCATTATTCAAAATAAAAAATGATCTCATATAGAATATTATATAAAAATCCAATAATGCAAGTCCAATGATAATTCATTTGCAAAGCCTTACAATACCAATATTGTCATCGATCTTCAACTCATCTTGGATAGAGAAAATTATCATATCATAATGGCATTAGATTTTTAAAGAAGGATGGTTTACTATATAGAATGAAAAAAGGGAGTCATAAAAAATAATAAAAGTTAGGAGGATTGAGATGATTCTAAAAGAAGAGCAAGTATTATCCAAAGAAAATGACTTTGATTATGCTATTGAAAACAGACTAAGAGTCATAGTTAGACAATATGGTGTCACTGTGGATTACGGTGGGGAAATTACGAATCACGACGATGAATATGTCAAAATACAAGAGAAATATTTCAAAAAAAACACCTGTGAGTTTTTAGTTCGTTAAAACTCATAGGTGTTTTTTATTCACAGCTGTTTTTACTTTTAGGTGCGATTAATGTTTTTCTCACCCATATCATATTTAAACTCAATAACACACTTGACATGATGAATAATCCCGGTATGGTGATGAAACCAGCAATAAATCCTCCAGTAATTGGCCCCAACATATTACCTAAAGCCAGCGCACTTGTATTAAATCCATAGGCACGACTTTCCATCCCTTCAGGTATAAACTTTCTAAGCAAGGAGTTTACTGATGGAAGCAAGCCACCTATAAATATCCCCATAAAAAATCTCAGTACGAGAAGCTGCCAAACGTTGTTAACAAATGCTTGTGGGAATGAAGTCAACGCGGCACCCAAAAGGGCAATGAATAGAATCTTTTCTGAGCCAATACGATCACTTAGTCTTCCTAATATAGGAGATGCTATCATATTTGAAAATCCTGTTATGGAACTAACCAATCCTACGTAAAATGCTAACCACTCAGAGTTCCCATGCATCCCTTGCACAAATATAGCCATCAAGGGCATTACACTTAGTAATGAAAATTGGATGATAAAAGTGACTGAAAATAAAGCAGGGATTTGCGGCACTTTCCTTAAGTCTTTAAAACCCTGTAATACAGAAATGTTTGTTTTATTAGCAGCTTTTTTCTTATCAAATTTTTCCTTAACTAAAAAGAGAGCTAACAAAGAAGCAATGCACAGTAACCCCCCTGTTATAAAAAATATAGTTTGAAAGGGCACGAAATTTGCTAATAATCCACCAATAAAAGGTCCAAGAATTGTACCAGCTACAGCACCTGATTGCATCATCCCCATTGCAAAACCAATATGTTCACGAGGTGTATTTGTGGATACTAAAGAAGTGGAGGCTGGTATATAACCTGAGATGGTTCCATTTAATAATCGTAAAAATAATAATTGCCAAGTATTTGTCGCAAATCCCATTAATGTAACTACAATAGACATTCCAAAACCTGATCGGAGGATCATGATTTTTCTACCGTATCGATCTCCTAATTTCCCCCACAAAGGCTGAAATAAAAATGAAGTTAAAAAATTTCCTGCAAAAATAATGCTTGTCCAGATGGCGATCTCATTTGGATCAGATATTCCTAATTCCTGTATATATAAAGGTAAAAACGGTATGATCATACTCATTCCTGATGTTGCCATAAATTGACCAAACCACAACACAATAAGATTAGTTTTCCAACGAGGCAAAATAGTTTCCTTCTTTCAAAATGAAAAATGTTAAATTAGGATTGACTTATATTATGTATACTTGTTTTCAATATGGTTACATTAAATTTGTATCACCTTTACACACACAATTTAAGGGAGATGATAAATATGCCTTTCGGTGCTCATGAAACGATGGAAGTTCATGAAATATTAAATGGAAGTATTAATATGATTAATCATTTTTCTCTTTATGCGAGTCAATGCCAAGATCATAACCTACGCCAAATGATTCACAATCATATCCAGACAGCGGTTGAAGGTTATGATCAATTAGTTGCGTATACACATGACTATAATGCAGCAAACAGATCAATGCAACCTTATTCACAACCTAACATCCAACCTCAGCAAGTTCGATATGGCTTACATCAGCCTCAATCTCATGTGCCACAGACACAAGGACAACTTAATGACCAACAAATTATTGCAGGGATGTTATGCCTCCACAAAGGTTCTGCAAAAAATCATATTGCAGCTTCTCTTGAATGTGCTGATCCTAATGTAAGGGAAATGTTGATTCATGGCGCAGTAAACTGTGCTAATCAAGCTTATGAAGTGTTTTTATTTATGAATCAACAGGGGTACTATCAAGTTCCTACAATGGAAGATCATACCGCTAAAACTTATCTTCATAGCTACAAGCCTGTACAACAAAACATTTATCAATAAAAATGAATAAAGGGCATTTTCTCGAGTAAATTGAAAGTGCCTAACTCCTTACATAATCATACCTTCTTCCACTGGTCAATATTGTGTATAATATGATTTATACCCTATTCATCTAATTATCATTTACATTTATTAAATATGGAGTAGGTAAGGAGAACTGTATCATTCATGACAGAGTGGATCATAGGTTTTTTAGGGAGTTTCATGATTGCAGGATTAGCGTTTTGGAAAAAATCATTGTCTTTATCAGGTTCTCTAATGGCTATTTGTATAGGTACTTTAATGTATGCCTTAGTTAGTTTAGCTTGGTATGGTACACTAATTGCCTTTTTTATTTCTTCCTCTCTTCTTACAAAATGGAAACAGAACAGAAAAAAAATGATAGAACATAGTTATGAAAAAACAGGAAATAGAGATGCAGGCCAAGTGTGGGCGAATGGTGGAATAGCACTATTATTAGCCGTGGCTTTTTATGTTTGGCAGCAACCTATGATTTGGTGGGGTTTTATTGGTATATTGGCAACTGTAAATGCGGATACTTGGGCGACTGAAATCGGTAGCTTAAGTAAAAAACCACCTCGTTCTATTGTCACTTTTAAAACTGTAACTCCTGGTTCTTCAGGCGGCGTATCAAGTTTAGGTTTAATATCAAGTATACTTGGGGGAGGGTTTATCGGAATTACCGCCTGGCTCTTGTCTAAAGAAAATGATTTGGGAATGTTGTTTTTTTATTTAATTATAGGTATAGTCAGTGGCTTTATAGGGGCGTTAACAGATTCGTTTATTGGAGCAAAATGGCAAGTCATGTACGATTGTGAGCATTGTGGAAAAGAAGTTGAGAGTTCTAAACATTGTTTACACCCTGCTCGTATGAAACGAGGGTGGAGATGGATGAATAATGATAGAGTGAATATGATTAGTTCTATCGTTGGTGGAATGATTGCGATATTAATAGGAACTTTATGGATGTAATCTTTGAAAGTTTTATTTTCATTTGTACAAAATTTTGGTAAACTAAGAATATAAATATATGGAAGTGATAGAAATGAATGCGGAAACATTAGAACTATTTAAAACATTAACAGAAATGCCAGCTGCGCCTGGTTTTGAAAAGGATATTAGAGCTTATGTTAGATCAGAGTTAGAAAAATATACAAATGAGATCATTCAAGATCGATTGGGTAGTATTTTTGGTGTCGTTCGAGGAAATGAAAATGGTCCAAGAGTAATGGTTGCTGGTCATTTAGATGAAGTTGGTTTTATGGTTACAAAAATAACGGATAACGGTATGATTCGATTTCAACCTCTAGGGGGTTGGTGGAGTCAAGTACTATTAGCTCAACGAGTACAAATCATAACACAAAATGGTCCTGTGATAGGAGTAATTGGTTCCACACCACCACATTTGTTAAATGAAACACAACGTACAAAACCAGCAGATATAAATCAAATGTTTATAGATGTAGGGGCAGATGATCGACAAGATGCTGAAAACATGGGCATTCATCCTGGACTGCAAGTTGTTCCGATTTGTCCTCTTACTGTACTATCCAATCCTAAAAAGATCTTAGCTAAAGCTTGGGATAATCGTTATGGTGTTGGTTTAGCAATTGAATTACTTAAAGAAGTACATAACGAACAACTTCCAAATATTTTATTTACAGGTGCCACAGTACAAGAAGAAGTGGGATTAAGAGGTGCAGTGACAGCATCTAATTTGGTGAAACCTGATATTTTCTACGCTTTGGATGCAAGTCCAGCAAATGATACTACTGGTGATAAAAGTGAGTTTGGTCAACTTGGTAAAGGTACTTTGCTTCGTATTTTAGATAGATCAATGGTAACACATCAAGGATTAAAGGAATTTATACTAGATACTGCAGAGTCTAATGATATTCCATACCAGTATTTTATATCTGCTGGAGGTACAGACGCAGGTAATGTGCATTTGAATGGGATTGGGGTTCCATCCGCAGTCATTGGTGTTTGTTCTAGGTATATTCATACTTCGTCTTCCATCTTACATGTGGATGATTACGAAGCAGCCAAGGAGTTGTTAATAAAGTTAGTGAAAACAACAGATCAGTCAACTTATGAAGAAATCATTAAATAGAATAAGGATGGATTCAAAATTGTAATTCATATCAAACATTGCTTTCTTTCACATCAACAATTCAAATTAATGAAATATCATGAATTTTCTTATCTCAGATAAGCCTGCTAAAGTTAGTTCAATTAACTAGCGGTGAGTGTTTGTTTAATTACCTCAGTTTTCTTGGTTTTATATTAAAAGGAGGGATTTAATGTATCAATTAAAAGAAAAGGAAATGATTTTTGTTTTTACAGGCCCAGATGGATCAGGAAGAAAAACAGTGGCAGATATGGTTGGTACGACATTAGGGATTAAAAAAGTAATCTCTTATACTTCAAGAGCAAAACGTCCAAGCGAAGTAGATGGTCAGGATTATCATTTTATTTCACGCAAACAATTTGAAGATGGTATAAATAATAAAGAATTTGTAGAAGTTACTGAAATTGATGGAAATTTTTATGGTATCAAAGGGTTTGATATTGAACAAGAGTTTAAAAATAATGATTTTATTTATCTTATATTAAATTCAGATGGCGCTAGAACTTTAAAAAAGCTATTTGGTGAAAAGGTAAGCAGAATCTTTATATATGTAGATCGCGATGTAATTATTGAACGCCAAAAAGCTTTAGGTGTAAGTCAAGAAATTATAGATTTCCACTTTAAACATTACAATGAAGATATGTCATATAAAGATGAATGTAAACATGCATTTGAAAATACGGATTTAGCCCATACTGTTTTTGCAGTAACTGAAGTATTAGAAGGGTATATGGATCGTCAGTTAGAAGAAAAAGACTAATTAAATAAAAATACTATTACTCGCCATTTATTTAGTGGCGAGTTTTTAATGTGTGACAAACATCATAGCACAACCTCTCTTTATTAAAGTAATATTTATTATACTAGTTTAAATATTGTTTTGTATGATCATGATGAGGAGTTGTTTTATGAGTTTTTATGAAACTTTTAAGAAATTAAAAAATATATCAATTGAAGATATTTTTCCAACCGTAACATCAGAGGAGATAAAAAAGGT
The window above is part of the Chengkuizengella sp. SCS-71B genome. Proteins encoded here:
- the thiC gene encoding phosphomethylpyrimidine synthase ThiC, which encodes MSNQTNQISVSSFPGSKKVYVTGSREDIKVPMREIALSSTTSDYGEEVNEPVRVYDTSGPYTDSAYETDIRKGLPSLRGNWIKERNDVEEYEGRNIKPEDNGYLNEESVKNVDVFPGLKRKPLRAKTGKNVTQMHYAKKGLITPEMEFIAIRENVSPEFVRDEVANGRAIIPSNINHPESEPMIIGRNFHVKINANIGNSAVTSSIEEEVEKMTWATRWGADNIMDLSTGKDIHTTREWIIRNSPVPIGTVPIYQALEKVNGEAQDLTWEVYRDTLIEQAEQGVDYFTIHAGVLLRYVPMTANRVTGIVSRGGSIMAAWCLAHHEESFLYTHFEEICEILRTYDISISLGDGLRPGSIADANDEAQFAELETLGELTKIAWKHDVQVMIEGPGHVPMHKIKENMDKQLDICHEAPFYTLGPLTTDIAPGYDHITSAIGAAMIGWYGTAMLCYVTPKEHLGLPNKDDVREGVITYKIAAHAADLAKGHPGAQIRDDALSKARFEFRWRDQFNLSLDPERALSFHDETLPAEGAKTAHFCSMCGPKFCSMRITQDIREYAKEKGLTDEKAITEGLKEKAQEFSDKGKKIYS
- a CDS encoding RDD family protein; this encodes MVEQPAGFWIRFAANILDSIFIAIFFTFIFGYVIGIGDLSQILDFLYLIIVPVVWYGYTIGKRICGIRIVKMNGENVGIGTMLLRHLVGGIVYAITFGIAIIVSIIMVVVREDKRSVHDFIAGTYVTYNEP
- a CDS encoding MFS transporter, translating into MPRWKTNLIVLWFGQFMATSGMSMIIPFLPLYIQELGISDPNEIAIWTSIIFAGNFLTSFLFQPLWGKLGDRYGRKIMILRSGFGMSIVVTLMGFATNTWQLLFLRLLNGTISGYIPASTSLVSTNTPREHIGFAMGMMQSGAVAGTILGPFIGGLLANFVPFQTIFFITGGLLCIASLLALFLVKEKFDKKKAANKTNISVLQGFKDLRKVPQIPALFSVTFIIQFSLLSVMPLMAIFVQGMHGNSEWLAFYVGLVSSITGFSNMIASPILGRLSDRIGSEKILFIALLGAALTSFPQAFVNNVWQLLVLRFFMGIFIGGLLPSVNSLLRKFIPEGMESRAYGFNTSALALGNMLGPITGGFIAGFITIPGLFIMSSVLLSLNMIWVRKTLIAPKSKNSCE
- a CDS encoding spore coat protein translates to MPFGAHETMEVHEILNGSINMINHFSLYASQCQDHNLRQMIHNHIQTAVEGYDQLVAYTHDYNAANRSMQPYSQPNIQPQQVRYGLHQPQSHVPQTQGQLNDQQIIAGMLCLHKGSAKNHIAASLECADPNVREMLIHGAVNCANQAYEVFLFMNQQGYYQVPTMEDHTAKTYLHSYKPVQQNIYQ
- a CDS encoding DUF92 domain-containing protein translates to MTEWIIGFLGSFMIAGLAFWKKSLSLSGSLMAICIGTLMYALVSLAWYGTLIAFFISSSLLTKWKQNRKKMIEHSYEKTGNRDAGQVWANGGIALLLAVAFYVWQQPMIWWGFIGILATVNADTWATEIGSLSKKPPRSIVTFKTVTPGSSGGVSSLGLISSILGGGFIGITAWLLSKENDLGMLFFYLIIGIVSGFIGALTDSFIGAKWQVMYDCEHCGKEVESSKHCLHPARMKRGWRWMNNDRVNMISSIVGGMIAILIGTLWM
- a CDS encoding M42 family metallopeptidase, producing the protein MNAETLELFKTLTEMPAAPGFEKDIRAYVRSELEKYTNEIIQDRLGSIFGVVRGNENGPRVMVAGHLDEVGFMVTKITDNGMIRFQPLGGWWSQVLLAQRVQIITQNGPVIGVIGSTPPHLLNETQRTKPADINQMFIDVGADDRQDAENMGIHPGLQVVPICPLTVLSNPKKILAKAWDNRYGVGLAIELLKEVHNEQLPNILFTGATVQEEVGLRGAVTASNLVKPDIFYALDASPANDTTGDKSEFGQLGKGTLLRILDRSMVTHQGLKEFILDTAESNDIPYQYFISAGGTDAGNVHLNGIGVPSAVIGVCSRYIHTSSSILHVDDYEAAKELLIKLVKTTDQSTYEEIIK
- a CDS encoding guanylate kinase — translated: MYQLKEKEMIFVFTGPDGSGRKTVADMVGTTLGIKKVISYTSRAKRPSEVDGQDYHFISRKQFEDGINNKEFVEVTEIDGNFYGIKGFDIEQEFKNNDFIYLILNSDGARTLKKLFGEKVSRIFIYVDRDVIIERQKALGVSQEIIDFHFKHYNEDMSYKDECKHAFENTDLAHTVFAVTEVLEGYMDRQLEEKD